From one Xiphias gladius isolate SHS-SW01 ecotype Sanya breed wild chromosome 12, ASM1685928v1, whole genome shotgun sequence genomic stretch:
- the tinf2 gene encoding TERF1-interacting nuclear factor 2 isoform X2 → MATRKPEETDDSLPFAALQLLAPPVRLVSAALWKVLKQRDVMQYGVVEEFVTSACETVPGLLTVRHQGKLALGLRGRLILELCSTQPDVKVIQPHLKRMRAPAAPSSSSASTVKDVKIMRTVESFHSFIHTLLTDPAEREQFFREEFPVDYGPKFDEELEKLLWEFLIRLDQLLPVPNLAQTVSWLSEAPPVLEECARSATQPQLLNILLQHQTCLGHLDSAASLPPNMGDSILDSLSLPLSGRLPSNQQAGAKTSAVDQSNGTQARDKTPIIMPVIGLISNEDVPIMISAGKTALRGDEPASSKDATNKHSDPKENLKITVVKQRQKSNDDGLKEGEEQLEDERNASQRSRGEKRKQPYKRHREFDEEEEEEEEEEEEEEVLGMTRSMKKRVSRVRPGRGDQRTNESEEGGAKTERSEECKRAVLATCMTQLGVKTLQLPEDPALCSIFVSCLSSQPRVIIEKLSEASASANRTGRGGKSPHKEQQSQRRKSPVKAPTHKSMSIQFQKPESDVSGLDDKENHPVLPSLSSSSAQLRRNTEMLARPGDGEDYVADSEDEATKNFKGRLFMKRYYKTKHGTYVPTLREFWKPGMTRRDLLFAGSKRR, encoded by the exons ATGGCCACAAGGAAGCCTGAGGAAACTG ATGACAGCCTTCCTTTTGCTGCGCTTCAGCTCCTGGCCCCGCCTGTGCGTCTGGTGTCTGCGGCTCTCTGGAAAGTGCTGAAGCAGAGGGACGTGATGCAGTATGGCGTTGTGGAGGAATTTGTCACATCGGCCTGCGAGACCGTGCCGGGGCTGCTCACCGTGAGACACCAGGGCAAACTGGCGCTGGGATTGAGAGGACGG CTGATCTTGGAGCTGTGCAGTACACAGCCTGATGTGAAGGTGATTCAGCCTCACCTGAAAAGGATGCGTGCTCCAGCTGCCCCGTCATCCTCTTCAGCTTCTACTGTG AAGGATGTCAAAATTATGAGAACAGTTGAGAGTTTCCATTCGTTTATTCACACACTGCTAACAGAcccagcagagagagaacagtTCTTCAGG GAAGAGTTTCCTGTGGATTACGGTCCAAAGTTTGACGAGGAACTGGAGAAGCTGCTGTGGGAGTTTTTGATTCGACTTGACCAGTTGCTTCCAGTTCCCAACCTAGCTCAG ACTGTGTCATGGCTCAGTGAAGCTCCCCCTGTCCTGGAGGAGTGTGCACGGTCAGCCACCCAGCCCCAGCTCCTGAACATTTTGCTTCAGCATCAAACCTGCCTTGGTCATCTTGATTCAGCAG CATCCCTCCCTCCAAACATGGGAGACTCCATCCTGGATTCACTTTCTCTGCCACTGTCTGGAAGATTACCTTCGAATCAACAAGCAGGAGCCAAAACGTCTGCTGTGGACCAGTCTAATGGCACACAGGCAAGAGACAAAACACCAATTATTATGCCTGTTATCGGACTAATATCTAATGAAGACGTACCAATCATGATCTCTGCCGGTAAAACGGCACTGAGAGGTGATGAGCCAGCCAGCTCAAAAGATGCAACAAACAAGCACTCGGACCCAAAAGAGAACTTGAAAATCACTGTGgttaaacagagacaaaaatcaaatgacgATGGATTGAAAGAGGGCGAAGAACAGCTGGAGGACGAGAGGAACGCCTCacaaagaagcagaggagagaaacgCAAGCAACCTTACAAAAGACACCGTGAATtcgatgaggaggaggaggaggaggaggaagaggaggaggaggaggaagtgttAGGCATGACCAGATCTATGAAAAAGAGGGTAAGCAGGGTCAGGCCGGGTAGAGGTGACCAGAGAACAAATGAGAGCGAAGAAGGTGGCGCAAAAACTGAAAGAAGTGAGGAGTGCAAAAGAGCAGTCCTGGCAACCTGTATGACCCAACTGGGCGTCAAAACGCTCCAGCTGCCCGAAGATCCAGCCCTCTGCTCCATTTTTGTGTCCTGTCTGAGCAGCCAGCCCAGAGTTATTATCGAAAAACTTTCAGAGGCTTCTGCTAGCGCTAACAGGACTGGTAGAGGAGGAAAATCCCCACATAAGGAACAGCAGAGTCAGAGGAGGAAGTCACCAGTCAAAGCTCCAACACACAAAAGCATGAGCATCCAATTTCAAAAGCCTGAATCAGACGTTTCTGGCTTGGATGATAAAGA AAATCATCCTGTATTACCGAGTTTAAGCAGCTCTTCCGCTCAACTACGGCGTAACACAG AGATGTTGGCCCGTCCTGGAGACGGGGAAGACTACGTAGCTGATTCTGAGGATGAAGCAACAAAGAACTTCAAAGGCAGG CTGTTCATGAAGCGCTACTACAAAACCAAACACGGCACATACGTTCCCACCCTGAGGGAGTTCTGGAAACCCGGCATGACACGGCGGGACTTGCTGTTCGCTGGCAGTAAACGCAGATGA
- the tinf2 gene encoding TERF1-interacting nuclear factor 2 isoform X1, with product MATRKPEETDDSLPFAALQLLAPPVRLVSAALWKVLKQRDVMQYGVVEEFVTSACETVPGLLTVRHQGKLALGLRGRLILELCSTQPDVKVIQPHLKRMRAPAAPSSSSASTVKKDVKIMRTVESFHSFIHTLLTDPAEREQFFREEFPVDYGPKFDEELEKLLWEFLIRLDQLLPVPNLAQTVSWLSEAPPVLEECARSATQPQLLNILLQHQTCLGHLDSAASLPPNMGDSILDSLSLPLSGRLPSNQQAGAKTSAVDQSNGTQARDKTPIIMPVIGLISNEDVPIMISAGKTALRGDEPASSKDATNKHSDPKENLKITVVKQRQKSNDDGLKEGEEQLEDERNASQRSRGEKRKQPYKRHREFDEEEEEEEEEEEEEEVLGMTRSMKKRVSRVRPGRGDQRTNESEEGGAKTERSEECKRAVLATCMTQLGVKTLQLPEDPALCSIFVSCLSSQPRVIIEKLSEASASANRTGRGGKSPHKEQQSQRRKSPVKAPTHKSMSIQFQKPESDVSGLDDKENHPVLPSLSSSSAQLRRNTEMLARPGDGEDYVADSEDEATKNFKGRLFMKRYYKTKHGTYVPTLREFWKPGMTRRDLLFAGSKRR from the exons ATGGCCACAAGGAAGCCTGAGGAAACTG ATGACAGCCTTCCTTTTGCTGCGCTTCAGCTCCTGGCCCCGCCTGTGCGTCTGGTGTCTGCGGCTCTCTGGAAAGTGCTGAAGCAGAGGGACGTGATGCAGTATGGCGTTGTGGAGGAATTTGTCACATCGGCCTGCGAGACCGTGCCGGGGCTGCTCACCGTGAGACACCAGGGCAAACTGGCGCTGGGATTGAGAGGACGG CTGATCTTGGAGCTGTGCAGTACACAGCCTGATGTGAAGGTGATTCAGCCTCACCTGAAAAGGATGCGTGCTCCAGCTGCCCCGTCATCCTCTTCAGCTTCTACTGTG AAGAAGGATGTCAAAATTATGAGAACAGTTGAGAGTTTCCATTCGTTTATTCACACACTGCTAACAGAcccagcagagagagaacagtTCTTCAGG GAAGAGTTTCCTGTGGATTACGGTCCAAAGTTTGACGAGGAACTGGAGAAGCTGCTGTGGGAGTTTTTGATTCGACTTGACCAGTTGCTTCCAGTTCCCAACCTAGCTCAG ACTGTGTCATGGCTCAGTGAAGCTCCCCCTGTCCTGGAGGAGTGTGCACGGTCAGCCACCCAGCCCCAGCTCCTGAACATTTTGCTTCAGCATCAAACCTGCCTTGGTCATCTTGATTCAGCAG CATCCCTCCCTCCAAACATGGGAGACTCCATCCTGGATTCACTTTCTCTGCCACTGTCTGGAAGATTACCTTCGAATCAACAAGCAGGAGCCAAAACGTCTGCTGTGGACCAGTCTAATGGCACACAGGCAAGAGACAAAACACCAATTATTATGCCTGTTATCGGACTAATATCTAATGAAGACGTACCAATCATGATCTCTGCCGGTAAAACGGCACTGAGAGGTGATGAGCCAGCCAGCTCAAAAGATGCAACAAACAAGCACTCGGACCCAAAAGAGAACTTGAAAATCACTGTGgttaaacagagacaaaaatcaaatgacgATGGATTGAAAGAGGGCGAAGAACAGCTGGAGGACGAGAGGAACGCCTCacaaagaagcagaggagagaaacgCAAGCAACCTTACAAAAGACACCGTGAATtcgatgaggaggaggaggaggaggaggaagaggaggaggaggaggaagtgttAGGCATGACCAGATCTATGAAAAAGAGGGTAAGCAGGGTCAGGCCGGGTAGAGGTGACCAGAGAACAAATGAGAGCGAAGAAGGTGGCGCAAAAACTGAAAGAAGTGAGGAGTGCAAAAGAGCAGTCCTGGCAACCTGTATGACCCAACTGGGCGTCAAAACGCTCCAGCTGCCCGAAGATCCAGCCCTCTGCTCCATTTTTGTGTCCTGTCTGAGCAGCCAGCCCAGAGTTATTATCGAAAAACTTTCAGAGGCTTCTGCTAGCGCTAACAGGACTGGTAGAGGAGGAAAATCCCCACATAAGGAACAGCAGAGTCAGAGGAGGAAGTCACCAGTCAAAGCTCCAACACACAAAAGCATGAGCATCCAATTTCAAAAGCCTGAATCAGACGTTTCTGGCTTGGATGATAAAGA AAATCATCCTGTATTACCGAGTTTAAGCAGCTCTTCCGCTCAACTACGGCGTAACACAG AGATGTTGGCCCGTCCTGGAGACGGGGAAGACTACGTAGCTGATTCTGAGGATGAAGCAACAAAGAACTTCAAAGGCAGG CTGTTCATGAAGCGCTACTACAAAACCAAACACGGCACATACGTTCCCACCCTGAGGGAGTTCTGGAAACCCGGCATGACACGGCGGGACTTGCTGTTCGCTGGCAGTAAACGCAGATGA